tattttaaattatagatttatatataaatcaatatattttataatgttatagatatttccttttatgtttctttcgaaatattataaggaaaaaaatacgttttattttaaaaaatctatatttcatatttgtagatattttattttattatttatgtaattgtttttcttaaaaaaggaaataaaaacttattaagtaaaaaaagaaaattttgagtaATGATAATTTGGTAAACAATTAAATCTTTAaagttaattttgtaattaatttttgtaagaACTAACGTGCGTGTAACACATAAAAAActaacttctcaaataatatttttatactattatagatatttatttttatgtttctttcaaaaaattataaggaaaagaaaatatgttttatataaaagaaatctatatattttatatttatagatatttcctgttattatttattgttttttattatttaaatttgtaaaaaaatattacataaaaacttatgtaaaaaagaaataaacaattttTGGGAATGACAATTTAGTAACACGATTAATGTAATTCAGTCCAACAAGTTAAGTTTAGAAGCTTTAAAGAATCTGCAACACTGTAATTTCAACAACACTAAGGCCCAAAAAGGTTTATAAATCCAAACACAAGCCACTATgaaattgttcaaaaaaaaaagccacTATGAAACATGATGCTTTATGTTTAAATCAGTGTATCTCCTTCCTAAATGAGCACAAGTTATGTTACGTTAGAATCTCAAAAAGAACCAAACACAAGCCACTATGAAACATGATGTTGTACATGTACAAAGAACCAAACACAAGCCACTTTCCacgaaccaaaacaaaacaaaagttacGTCAGAACGTCCAAAGAACCAAACACAAGCCACTTCCCAAGCTGTCTCAGCTTGACTATAAAGCACAACTTTGATCATATTCACTTGATAAATATTCTACTTAAGCAAATCGCATAATCCAATATACTCAATCAAACAAAtcttattgaaaattaaaactttacgattacaaaacaaacaagaaaTAAGAGTAACACGAAGACAAGATATACCTTATTGACATCGAGATCTGTTGGTCAAAAGTGCATAAACTTGGTTAAGTAATCAAACATTGCCACAGAAGTAACAAACTCCTTAGGAACCAGTTTAACCCGATCCGACTagatttttctttctctctcaccTTCTGCTTTTTAGCTTCACTTCCAACCTTTCTATCTCCGTCTGCCGACACGGAACCTCGATCTCTTGTTGCTCCGCCATTGTTTAGCTTGTAAAGCTTTCATCTTTCACCTTTCTGTTTTTACGATTACTAGGGTTTAAGTTTTAAGATAGAGTACCACATGCAGAAATAGTCATTGAAAAGTGAAAAAGAATTGGAGCTTCTGCTACACTGAGTACAAACTTATCAGCTGTTACAACACAATTTACAAGGCCATATAAAAACTCCTAGTCAAGCGTTTCAAACCTATTCTGGCCGACTTAATCCTTCCTAATCAAACGGCATTTGTTCAAGGTAAACTACTGATGGAGAACACAATTTTAGCCTCAGAATAGTAAATAGGTATCACACAAGGATAGATGACCAAAGAGAATAGCCATAAAGGTTGATATTGCAAAAGCATTTTGACAGTATTCAATGGAGTTTCATATTTAACTGCCTTCAAGGTATGGAGCTGCCTCCTATCTTCCTAACATGGCTTCACGCCTGTGTCATAGCGCCTAGTTTCATGGTGGGTTTCAACGGTACGGTTCAATTCTACTTTCGGAGTACAAGAGGCCTAAGGCAAGGGGATCTTTATCCCTTTACCTTTTTGTTGTAGCCATGGACTGTTTAACAAGAATGCTAGACAAGGCAGCAGAAGATGGGAAATTTGGTTACCATTATAACAGCAACGAATCGAAACTCACCCACTTATGTTTTGCGGATGATCTCCTCATATTTTTGGAAGGATCTCTTGAATCGCTGAAAGAGTATGCTGTCAATCCTTGATGAGTTTAAGGAACTATCTGGTCTCGCCATCAATGTCTCCAAAACTAGTTTCTTTACTTCGGGTCTTTCTACACCTAAAACGGATCAAATAAAATCAGAAACATGTCTCTCTCATGGTCAGCTTCCGGTTCACTATTTAGGAGTACCCCTTTGCACTAAGAAACTATCGATGGTTAACTGTGAGCCTTTGATTAAGCAAGTTAAAAGAAAGGTCAATAGTTGGACATCAAAATCTCTTTCATTTGTGGGAAGGCTACTTCTTATTAACACGACAATAGCAAGCATTTCTAACTTCTGGTGTGCTACTTTTACCATTCCTAAGAAGGTCATCAAATTATAAACTCAATCTGCGGTGCTTACCTTTGGAAAGGCACGACGGAAAAACATTACTCTGTTAGAGTTTCATGGAACACGGTCACCTTGTACAAAAAAGAGAGGGAGGATTAGGGATCATGGATTTGAATATGGAATACAACTTGTCTCATAAAACTTATTTGGTTGCTCTTCTTCAGGCCGTGGTCAATTTGGGTTGCCTGGTTTGTTCAACACATACTTGAAAGGTAACTGGAATAACTTCTGGACagtgaaagaaaaacaaacacacTCTTGGTTTGTCAAAAAACTACTCAGGCTACGTTTCATGGGTTTCCATGGATTAAGGTTAACCTTCAAAAATGGCAAAGATACTCTTTTCTGGTCAGACAACTGGAGCCCCATTGGAAACATTCGAGAGCCTCAGAAGTCAAGCCTTGGAATCACTGCAACAGCACCTTTCCATTCTCTTATCAATACAACTAGGCGACGACGCCTATTTATACTGAGATATCTTGAGCAGATCAAGGTATTCAATTACACTAAGGACAGACTGATTCACTGAGGTCTCACTACAAACCCTCTATGTTGTCTCTGTAAATCTGCTTTGGAATCTAGATACCATTTGTTCTATGATTTCTCTTTCTCCTAGTCTGTCTGGGAACCACTGGCCGCAAGAACATACTCTCCGCCTATCAGAACTTGGAGATCCATTCTCGACTATCTTCAAGGAGCGACTAAAGCTGCTCGGACTATTGGCTTGGCAAAGCTCCATCTACTACCTTTGGACATAGAGAAACAATTGGATACATCGACAACGCTTCTCTTCCTCGTCAAACATGTTGTATACAATCAAAAATAAACTCTCTGCCTTCTGCCGTCCTATCTTCAATCACTCTCTTATCCTCCCAAATATATCGCCTCAGGATGGCTTATAGTTCGCCAACTGATTATCGACTGCAACTACGACGATCGTCTCTTTTGTTTAGATATTTTGATTCACTAGGAATCTTTAAACTATGTCGTTTCTGTAATACTTGATGAGTAGAATTGGATCATGCCCAATAAATTGCATGAATGGTCTTTTACATTTTCagctatataatatatttaaataatattttaacgatatttacattttatataattataaaaatatcaaaaatcataatattataataaatataaaaattatatttagaaagttatagttttaaattttgtaaaattatagaaattttttttattttaaaaattataatattaatgaaaatataatagatatattttagtattttatagtttcaatttaaaatttttattgaatatttttatttttatattgtttaaaaaaaaattactttcctgcaaccgtccgcaaccgcaaacgttagctgaaaccaaattttgaatttaagaggTTTAGAACGGTATTGAATAATTGTTGCAAAACGTCAACAACCGCCACAAACCAGAAAAACTGTGTTTGTGAATGGTAGCAGAAAAATCAGTCATGTATTTAATCTCCTGCTTAAGACCAAATCCAAATGGAAAACTAAATGTgtcctattttatcaattttctcCTTCccatattatttttgtttttaaaaaggcGGAAAAGGAATTTCTAATGTTACGGCATTttagttgcacaaaaaaaagaatgttaCGGCATTCTGAACACGAGGTAGAAAAGCCATGTGAGTGGGACCTATTTTCACACAGTACAAAACAATTTAAGATTCAATAACGATCTTCCATCGACCATCGTCTATCTCCACTCAAATTCAACCCAACTTGGACCGCAAGACTAAGCGGATTCAGCTTCTCCTGAACGCGTGTTATCCACGCcacaatatttattaattaaaaaaaaactatttaggGGGCGACTGGTTTTTCCACTACCACCCACAAACGCAGATTTTACAGTTGGTAGCGattgtcggcggtttgcaacaatcattcaaatcgctctaaaccgtTTCAAACCATCccaaatctcataaattcaaaagctgtctccagctagcgtttgcggttgcggacggTTGTGGAAGagtaaaatttttttctttttttcaaaacaatatatatatatatatataaaagttaaaatatttaataaaaaaatttaaaattgaaattatgaaaatattaaaatatatctattatattttaattaatgttataaaattttataataaaaacaatttcaataaattttcaaaaattaaaattataactttctaaatataaattttatatttattataattttatgatttttgatatttttataattatattaaatgtaaatattgttaatttattatttgactgttaccgcatCTGGTAGTTAtccagtcataagtcacccgcaaacgcaccaatttttaaccgcagtaccaatcgtacaaatctcttaaaactgcTAGAAATTGCAACTGTctgcatccacaaactcccgcaaccgcaaccgtaACCGCCATTTTTAAATCAGTCAGAcccttagtaaaaaaaaaatcaccgcTATCGCTTCTGAATATTCCTCAAGATTGCACATGAAGAAACGAATACACACATCTTTGTTTACAACTTTAACTATTTAGGcgtttattattaaaaagatcATATTTGGTGACACACAAATGACCGTTAATTGCGGAAAGTAAAGGAGTTGATCACAAGAATGAATGAATTAATTAACTGAGCCTCGTGGTCTAGTGGTAAAGGAATTTTGATTGAGGTGTCTGCCATCACAAGTTCGAGCCTTGGCCACAGATTTAATATGGTTTCTGTTTGGTCTCTAGGATCTTCCTCACCAGTTTCGATTGGACGCGATGGAATAATTCGGATAATTGgattataaaaaagaaaaaagaatgaaTTAATTTTGAACGACTCTATCCCCCGAGTATCTGACATTCCCGGACTCATAAGTCTTTGCAAATATTCATGATTTTTCAAGCGCGTGAAAATACAAACATATTTAAAAGCAATAAATCTTACGTAAGGCGCAGGGCGTGTTGTTTCACGCGTCCAAGAAACAACTTGGAAGTAGATTCTCGAAGAAAGCCACTCAAATTCTTTACGATTTCTTCTTTTCAACACGGTCTCTTTTAAGtctatataagcaaaacctCTCACAATTGTAAATCATAAATCTCATAAAAGATCTTTCAAACATTCAAAAAATCTCTCTCCAGAAAATTGTATTGTTTATCATCTTTGATCTCTACCATGAATTCCATGTTCAGTGCCTTTGACGCTCTCTTCGCTGAGCTTATGGTGGGAAAGAACCTTATGGCTTCGTCGTTTAATGCTACAGCCACCACCAAACCCGCCTCACCGCAAACTCAAACGCAAGTGCAGAAGAATGAAAAGACAACTAACAAAAGGACGGGTTTGATGCAGAAAACTCCGAGGTTTGCTCTGGAGCTCGACGGTCTTCACTGCTTCGAGACAATAGTCCGTTCttgattttgattattattGTTGATCCGTTCTTGGTGCTTCACCTCAAGATCAGAAACATTTTTTCAGATTGTTGTTGTTATATTTTATTCGATTTATTCATTGGAAGAAAATGTGATTGTGAATACATATTCGAATATCAGTTTATTCAATcgattatattaatatattatctatttaagaaaggattcttaattttttttaattaaaagtttagAAACATTTCTTATATATCCGCTAAAAACTTCATCTTAATAATcttccattaatcatgctcttaacaATGTTAAAATCTAACTAGAAGGAACAAAATTTGGGTTTATCTTTATAgtcagtgttttgaaacccgacccagatctgcggttgaaccggtaaatcCGACAATCCAGAAAAAAATCTGGTTCGAGTTTtgtgaaaaattcaatatttagaAACAcgcaaaaaatatatatattaaaataaaaaaaaataaaaaatagtttaaaaaataaaaaaaaagtcgccgttaaccaaaaaaaaaagtgatattTGTTTCATCTTTTAGGTTTTGAGAATTATTTGATAACAGGAAGCTGCTCCTGTTATTCTTATCCTCTACGGCATATTccttttctcctcttctctttccTTGCGGCATCCTATTCCGGCGTCGTTGCTTATTCGACATGGGGATCGTTGGTGTtctttgttatgttttttttaattgttctttgttattttaaaatgatctaAATAGCTGATCAATGCTGCGACTCTGCAAAATTAtggttatttatatattacagtgttataaaaaaaatataacgaaCTTTTTATGATTGGTGTTTTTAAAAAACGATGCCAGCAGTTTCTTGGTATCTCGTGGTTTCAGATCTTCATATTGCCTAATGAGTCAAGAGCTTCATGCAATCATTGACGCTTGCCATTGTGGCAACGTCATGGACCAGCTATAGAACGTGGACACGGGATTAAAAGTAACGtgctctaccactgagctaagTCGGCTGGTGTTAATTGTTGCTTTATTTTCATTATAGACAAGAATTGAAAGCTAATAGCCAAGCTTGGTTCGCCATGATCTATGTGTCCAGCTTCAGTCACTACCCATGATGCTTTATTACTAAGGAGAACAGGTTTGTTTGTAAACCTTCTTGTCCCCTTTGCTTATCCAAGGTTCAACAAAGAGAAGCAGGATCCGAAGctcaaaacacatttttttttacattccaAGATTCCTTTTCAATCATTCAATATTAATGCTTTTCTTTGTATTACAACAACTGTCTTAATATCAAAACTCTTGCCTACTTTTGTCTCTTGAAATACAATTGAGAAAGAAAAGGACATGATAGAGAGAATTGCATAAGCAACAAACAAATATATCCACAACGCAAGAAGTATCTTCTTCCTCGGGCCCTAAAAGCAAAACGAACACACCTTGTAAAGACAGAGCAAAGGAGTTTGTCAAAGAGAGAACTCCAATCTAAATATGATGATGGATGCATATTATCTTATTAGTGGTCATCGTATATAGAACTCATAAGGCAAGCTTAAATTAAGCAAAACAAGTTAATCAACACGTTCTAAAGCCTTATCAAAGAAGGCGAATATAATGTATATTAGAATAATGGATAATACAGGAATGGCGAGATGGAATTAGAACTGGAGTACATGGCTGGATTTGGCTTGGAGAAGAAATTGAAATTCTATTTGAAAGCATAGAATTGGAGACGCAAGACAAACACAGGTTCCATCTTCTTTGTGggcgatgaagaagaagaagccatcgACGACGGCGTTAACAAGCGaagtcttttatttttatttttaaagctattttcctttttgaacaaaaaagaagaagctattttcctttcttttttctagttttaatattcttttttcttctaataCTACATGGCAATTTTGATTGGTGTTAATAATAGAGGTGAATTTGAGAATTCAGCATAGAGGGTGAACCCAAAATTTGTTCATTTTAGAACTAGAACTCAATAGTTAGTTACCCACTTTTTGCTGTGGAAAACTATCAAATgtctaattttattaaaaatgatttttttctgtgGACTAAATACTTATCTTCAATGAGAGTTGGTTTACGTTCTAATAAACAATCTTCGTTTAAATATGATGAATAGCCCTATCAGTTTTATGATCAGCAATTTAACATTGAACATTAGAAATTCTTAAATCTAACAAGTAGTTTTAAACATAATCCTAGAAGACATGATAACAATCtgaaataaattacataaataaaatgGGGAAGCGACTGACAGCAGTCCCTACCTAAACCCACGTTTAAAAGTCGAACTAGCACTTTCTTTTGATAAAGGGAGCTTCACATAAAGCAGGAAAGAGCGGGAAAGGTCAGAGCGTGAAAGGTCAGTGCGGAACCTAGATAGAACACGGATTTCACTTTTTATCTAAGCTGGAATCACTAGTAAAAACCTGTCTCATACAGCTTAAAATCGTGGCTATACACCTTAAAATCGTGGTTATACAAAATTAGCCAAACTTATGGATAGAAAAAAACCCGTGGCCATAGTCTCGTGGCTATTCGTTGCTAATAGCCACGGTTTTGCCACTGCACTTTCGTGGCTATTTTAATTACGGTTTTGCTACTGTTTTTTTCGTGGTTAAGTATAGCCAATTAGCCACAGTTTAATCAACATATCAGTGgctattttaaaaccaaaaaaaagaaaaaacagaaatgaaaacaaaacaaaacatttttgattaataaaatacaaaatctgtatataaatttacattaatatatttcCGTTGCACCACCCCACCACCGTCGCACAACCACCCCACCACCGCACGACCACCCCACCACTTCTATTTCCCgtttcatcatcttctctcACAACAATTTCTCCTTCCTATTTCATCGTCGGTTCCTCACCGGAGATTGGACCTGCTCGCCTCCATATGGCGAGCGGGATGATCCAAAGTCAagctcgccatatggcgagcgGGGATATCCAATCCGGCTTATTACGACAGCCAAGCTTCCTTTCTTCGGGTCTCGAGTGAACcatctcttgtttcgtctcgattggagttagAGTTGAGACTGTACGATAAAAACCGTGAATATTAGTTTTCTCGTATGTGTTTGAATCAATCATATAAAACGGGAACAGTTAAGTAAGCACCAAAGTTACCTTAACTATACGAttgatttaagttatttcgTAAAATCGACGTCGTACCGAAAGAGATTTCTTAGAAAATCGTAAAATTGCTTAAGTCGGAAAACAACCCGAAAAGGTCTAAAAAGCTGGAAGATGACGATGATGGTGCGAGAAGGTCCAAGATTCGGCGAGGAAAAAGCTGGAAGAAAAAGCTAAGACTGAGATAGAAAAGATCCGGTAGTGATCGCAGCTCTCGAAGTCGCCAAGCATTCTCTGGTTCAAGCTACGATCCTTTGCCGTCATTGGAGGAATCAGAAGTTGAAAGGCTGTCATCTCCGTCGTAGTCGCTGACGTAATCTTCTCCAGTTAACTCCTTGTGTATGCCCTTGTaatagctgcaaagaagaacaaACGATATCAGGTTCATGATATCGAACACTTGTAATCTCATTGATTATATAGTGAATTGCTAGCTGAGCTAACTCTGGTGAGTATAGTGACTTCTCCACGTTGGGAAAGTACGGTGAACACCGGTTAAACATTTCTGGTGTGTTGATTCGTTTTTGATTGTGTTTTCACTTGTCAAGATCGAGATCAGATGAATCAACTTAATCAAGCCGTAGCTTAAGTCGGAGCTATAATCTATAACTTGGATCGATATCTTTAcagttttgtttttgcttttttaATTTCGTTGTTATGT
The sequence above is drawn from the Brassica napus cultivar Da-Ae chromosome A8, Da-Ae, whole genome shotgun sequence genome and encodes:
- the LOC106418944 gene encoding uncharacterized protein LOC106418944, producing MNSMFSAFDALFAELMVGKNLMASSFNATATTKPASPQTQTQVQKNEKTTNKRTGLMQKTPRFALELDGLHCFETIVRS